A stretch of Henckelia pumila isolate YLH828 chromosome 4, ASM3356847v2, whole genome shotgun sequence DNA encodes these proteins:
- the LOC140859816 gene encoding probable protein phosphatase 2C 52 translates to MGCCPSGAEQMGGCVSISSRSTCSSRSNGETASSSCLWMDMIRHKRRRTFSDHVTTLQHLSSVPNRIFTNGRSHTSCIFTQQGRKGINQDAMIVWEGFVAEDVTFCGVFDGHGPHGHLVARKVRDTLPLKLSTFLNSRESKQNASSANCCRNVKFDVVDPAKDPSAEEKVESLWSQAFLKSYKAMDKELRSHPNLDCFCSGSTAVTVVKQGSNLFMGYIGDSRAILGSKDNNDRMMAIQLTVDLKPDLPREAERIKRCKGRVFALQDEPEVQRVWLPFDDAPGLAMARAFGDFCLKEYGVISIPEFSHRILTDRDKFVVLASDGVWDVLSNEEVVAIVSTAPTRSLAARIVVESAAREWKSKYPTSKMDDCAVVCLFLDGKMDSESDYEEQGFSSATLQSNHSCNAVESDDGQNVEPYLQRNFTVRSAEDNDHYSRVPIDLEDGQNAGSEEQNWSGLEGVTRVNSLVQLPRFSEERPRP, encoded by the exons ATGGG ATGTTGTCCCTCTGGTGCTGAACAAATGGGGGGCTGTGTCTCGATTAGTAGTCGGAGTACTTGTAGTAGCAGGAGTAATGGGGAAACTGcatcttcttcttgtttgtGGATGGACATGATTCGTCACAAGAGGAGAAGAACATTTTCTGACCATGTCACTACTCTGCAACATCTGTCCTCGGTTCCTAATCGGATATTCACCAATGGGCGGAGCCACACTTCTTGCATATTCACTCAGCAGGGTCGTAAAGGGATAAACCAGGATGCCATGATAGTATGGGAA GGTTTTGTGGCAGAAGATGTGACCTTTTGTGGTGTATTTGATGGCCATGGTCCTCATGGGCATTTGGTTGCTCGGAAAGTGAGGGATACACTGCCATTGAAACTCTCGACGTTTCTGAACTCCCGTGAATCAAAACAAAATGCATCTAGTGCTAATTGCTGTAGAAATGTTAAGTTCGATGTGGTAGATCCGGCAAAGGACCCCTCTGCTGAAGAGAAAGTGGAGTCTCTGTGGAGTCAAGCTTTTCTAAAGTCATACAAGGCCATGGACAAAGAGTTGAGGTCCCATCCTAATTTAGATTGCTTCTGCAGTGGTAGCACTGCTGTTACTGTCGTAAAACAG GGTTCAAATCTTTTCATGGGTTATATTGGTGATTCGAGAGCAATTTTGGGATCCAAAGATAATAATGATAGGATGATGGCAATCCAGTTAACAGTTGATCTAAAGCCTGATCTGCcta GGGAGGCAGAAAGGATTAAAAGGTGTAAGGGTCGAGTATTCGCTTTACAGGATGAGCCTGAAGTACAAAGAGTTTGGCTTCCATTTGATGATGCCCCTGGATTAGCAATGGCTCGggcatttggggatttttgctTGAAAGAATATGGAGTTATCTCCATTCCCGAGTTTTCCCATAGAATTCTAACTGACAGAGATAAATTTGTTGTTCTTGCTTCTGATGGG GTTTGGGATGTCTTGAGCAATGAAGAAGTGGTTGCGATAGTCTCCACCGCTCCAACAAGATCATTAGCTGCTAGGATCGTGGTCGAGTCTGCTGCTCGTGAATGGAAATCTAAATATCCAACGTCAAAAATGGATGATTGTGCTGTCGTTTGCTTATTTCTAGATGGGAAAATGGACTCTGAGTCTGATTACGAAGAACAAGGTTTCTCTTCCGCTACCCTGCAGAGCAACCATTCTTGTAATGCAGTAGAATCAGACGATGGCCAGAATGTGGAGCCCTATCTTCAAAGGAACTTCACTGTCAGATCAGCCGAGGATAACGACCATTATAGCAGGGTACCGATTGATTTGGAAGATGGACAAAATGCCGGAAGCGAAGAGCAGAATTGGTCGGGTTTGGAAGGTGTGACAAGAGTGAACTCTTTAGTTCAACTTCCAAGATTTTCTGAAGAAAGGCCAAGACCTTGA